In Lacibacter sp. H375, one DNA window encodes the following:
- a CDS encoding hybrid sensor histidine kinase/response regulator, which translates to MKYNDLHILIVDDNPGDQFLIAELLMDTSLQISAIEKALSVEDAAALLQQKHVDIVLLDLSLPDSDGIDTFLHVNKYAENIPVVILSGLNDTNTATDAIALGAQDFLMKGEFNEKLLEKTILYSIERKKTLLELRFSNERYQFVSKATNDLVWDWDVLNNKVYRNEEQFVKILKLPAELRNEGNEFWISRIHPDEGDLKGKILGGLERNRAATHFEEQYRFLRGDGVYIHVLDKGFAVRDEQGKVTRIIGSLQDITESKKSEVQLRESEEKYRLFFNSIPASIFIWNLDNLSILEVNQVASENYGYSRKEFLSMNMQDLRKQEDWVSFTSFVSEAKKDSFTSASRLWKHINKQGDEMYMQIVSNKIQYNNRSAIMAIASNVTEKIKLERKLEEERQKMEQEITRAVIVAQEKEREEIGRELHDNVNQILASSRLYLGLVKEKGDEYISYIDESDVLIRNAIQEIRHLSHALIPPAMQDADLEKSINSLINVVQEGSGIIVSKEVSIVDKSIMSEQLKLTIYRILQEQVNNILKYSKASTLEIQLLQADYKIVLRVKDNGVGFDPAQKTAGVGLMNIRTRAALQGGEVIMITSPGNGCELHVEFKLLCQ; encoded by the coding sequence ATGAAGTATAATGATTTACATATTTTGATTGTGGATGATAATCCGGGAGATCAGTTTCTTATTGCAGAGCTTCTGATGGATACATCTTTGCAGATATCTGCAATTGAAAAAGCATTGTCGGTGGAAGATGCCGCGGCATTGCTGCAACAGAAACATGTGGACATTGTATTGCTTGATCTTTCTTTGCCCGACTCAGACGGTATTGATACTTTTTTGCACGTAAACAAATATGCTGAAAACATTCCTGTTGTTATTCTTTCGGGTTTAAATGATACCAATACAGCAACTGATGCCATTGCTTTAGGTGCCCAGGATTTTTTGATGAAAGGCGAGTTCAATGAAAAGCTGCTGGAGAAAACAATTCTTTACAGTATTGAACGGAAGAAGACATTACTTGAATTACGGTTTAGCAATGAACGTTATCAATTTGTAAGTAAGGCAACGAATGATCTTGTTTGGGATTGGGATGTGCTTAATAATAAAGTATATCGCAATGAAGAACAGTTTGTGAAGATCCTGAAACTTCCCGCTGAGCTTAGGAATGAAGGGAATGAATTCTGGATTTCACGTATCCATCCCGATGAAGGTGATCTGAAAGGAAAGATCCTTGGCGGTCTTGAACGAAACAGAGCCGCAACCCATTTTGAGGAACAGTATCGTTTTTTAAGGGGCGATGGTGTATACATTCATGTGCTGGATAAAGGATTTGCCGTGAGGGATGAGCAGGGAAAAGTAACCCGTATTATCGGCTCGTTGCAGGATATTACCGAAAGTAAAAAATCTGAAGTACAATTAAGAGAGTCAGAAGAGAAATATAGATTATTCTTTAACAGTATACCCGCCAGTATATTTATCTGGAACCTTGATAACTTAAGTATTCTTGAAGTAAACCAGGTAGCAAGTGAAAATTATGGTTACAGCAGGAAGGAGTTTTTAAGTATGAATATGCAGGATTTGAGAAAGCAGGAAGATTGGGTAAGCTTTACAAGTTTTGTTAGCGAAGCAAAAAAAGATTCATTTACATCAGCAAGTCGCCTCTGGAAACACATCAATAAGCAGGGCGACGAAATGTATATGCAGATCGTTTCAAATAAAATTCAGTACAATAACCGCTCTGCTATAATGGCCATTGCTTCAAACGTAACAGAGAAAATAAAACTGGAACGAAAGCTGGAGGAGGAACGACAAAAAATGGAGCAGGAAATTACAAGAGCTGTTATTGTTGCCCAGGAAAAGGAACGGGAAGAAATTGGACGAGAACTGCATGATAATGTAAACCAGATATTGGCGAGCTCAAGATTATACCTGGGCCTGGTAAAAGAAAAAGGGGACGAGTATATATCCTACATTGACGAATCAGATGTGCTTATTCGAAATGCTATCCAGGAGATCCGTCATTTGTCGCATGCTTTAATACCGCCAGCCATGCAGGATGCCGATTTAGAAAAATCCATCAACTCACTTATCAATGTTGTGCAGGAAGGAAGCGGAATAATTGTTTCGAAAGAAGTTTCAATTGTTGACAAAAGTATTATGTCAGAACAACTGAAGCTGACTATCTATCGAATATTACAGGAACAGGTAAATAATATTCTCAAGTATTCAAAGGCATCTACTTTAGAAATTCAGTTGCTGCAGGCAGATTATAAGATCGTATTAAGAGTAAAAGATAATGGTGTTGGTTTCGATCCGGCACAAAAAACGGCCGGGGTTGGTTTGATGAATATCCGCACAAGAGCAGCATTACAGGGTGGAGAAGTAATAATGATCACATCTCCCGGTAATGGTTGCGAACTGCATGTTGAATTTAAACTGTTGTGCCAATAA
- a CDS encoding PAS domain S-box protein, with protein sequence MQMVQSILVIEDNEGDFFLIKEALESGGIKTGEIINVSNFKHVREKATTISPSLIFLDLVMPDSYGLPALAEINQLFPTAPIIIISGINDLQLALDALQRGAQDYLVKGEFDDTILSRSIQYSIERKKNELALIESENRLRTILNTDPECIKLMGRNCELFEINKAGMEMVEIDDFETVRGKSILAVVAPVFQEQAAKMVAEAFEGKSGLMEFEMHTLKGKKRWCEINIVPYLNAEGKIVHALGVTRDVTVRKKKEEELRSSEDIRKLIMDSALDAIICIDKDEVIFTWNPQAEEIFGWKEQEAIGKKLSSLVIHKRYHSKHRNGFANYHATGNSPVLNKVMVLPAVRSDGREFMAELLIREIKNGDDFFLCTYVRDVTERINSEKELKQSNSRFQRITSTTNDAVWEWDLQANSLWCNEMHQQLYGLTMEDPVPVKAEWVARIHPEDRYPILKMQDDALASDTNVFISEYRFRAGKGSDYKYIFDRCYITRNENNEPILMTGSMMDITERKLAEENIIHSNQRFELIAKTTNDAVWETNLETGVSWGNEMHQKLYGLTLENEIPDFEAWKMHLHPDDRGWVIKSLDDALASTENTWITEYRFIKSSGEIVTVYDRTYIVRNADGKPVRMMGSMMDITERKKAEDALLQSEEKYRTLVEQATDGIFIADQTGKFVIVNSAGLKLSQYTEEELSTLTIYDLSDPEELKTNPFRFEEMKSEQGARSERRLKRKDGSIVDIEINAKFLSDGRFLAFIRNITERKKAENELNSSYRAIRKLTSHLQNAREEERTHIAREIHDELGQQLTVLKMDMSWLTKKIKQLESQQLNDKAAEIVQMLNDTVNTVRRISSDLRPVLLDDLGLAAAVEWHLMEFGKRSGIKTEFFTIESAIEIPRPIATGLFRIYQESITNIARHSEATEVMVELFVEDKEVTMAISDNGKGFDVTSIGKKKTLGVLGMQERTVMMGGTFRIKRNPVKGMKVEVHVPVLHDEVLDY encoded by the coding sequence ATGCAAATGGTTCAATCCATATTAGTCATAGAAGATAATGAAGGCGACTTCTTTTTAATTAAAGAAGCGCTCGAGTCGGGAGGTATAAAAACCGGTGAAATCATTAACGTGTCAAACTTCAAGCATGTTCGTGAAAAGGCGACTACCATTTCTCCTTCACTTATTTTTCTTGATCTTGTAATGCCCGACAGTTATGGCTTGCCTGCGTTGGCAGAGATCAATCAACTTTTTCCAACTGCACCCATTATTATCATAAGTGGTATTAATGATCTGCAGCTGGCGCTCGATGCTTTGCAAAGGGGTGCCCAGGATTATTTGGTGAAAGGCGAGTTTGATGATACAATACTTTCCCGCAGCATCCAGTATAGTATCGAACGTAAGAAAAATGAACTGGCACTAATCGAAAGCGAAAACCGCTTACGCACCATCCTTAATACCGATCCTGAATGTATTAAACTCATGGGCCGTAATTGTGAGTTGTTTGAAATTAATAAGGCAGGCATGGAGATGGTTGAGATCGATGATTTTGAAACTGTAAGAGGTAAGTCAATACTTGCAGTTGTGGCGCCTGTATTTCAGGAGCAGGCTGCCAAAATGGTGGCAGAAGCATTTGAAGGCAAGTCTGGTTTAATGGAATTTGAGATGCATACGTTAAAAGGGAAAAAACGTTGGTGCGAGATCAATATTGTTCCCTACCTGAATGCAGAAGGTAAGATCGTGCATGCGTTAGGTGTAACACGAGATGTAACGGTAAGAAAAAAGAAGGAAGAAGAATTACGCAGCAGTGAAGATATCCGCAAGCTTATAATGGACTCAGCTCTTGATGCCATTATTTGTATAGATAAGGATGAAGTGATCTTTACCTGGAATCCCCAGGCTGAGGAGATTTTTGGATGGAAAGAGCAAGAAGCTATTGGCAAAAAACTTTCATCGTTGGTTATCCACAAACGTTATCATTCCAAACATCGTAATGGGTTTGCCAATTACCATGCAACTGGTAACAGCCCTGTACTTAATAAAGTAATGGTATTGCCAGCTGTGCGTTCAGATGGCAGAGAGTTTATGGCAGAGCTGCTTATAAGAGAAATTAAAAATGGTGATGATTTCTTTTTATGCACTTACGTACGTGATGTTACAGAACGTATTAATTCAGAAAAAGAATTAAAGCAGTCAAACAGTCGTTTTCAGCGTATCACCAGCACCACTAATGATGCTGTTTGGGAGTGGGACCTGCAAGCCAATAGTCTTTGGTGTAATGAAATGCATCAACAGTTATATGGATTAACTATGGAAGACCCTGTGCCTGTTAAAGCTGAATGGGTAGCCCGTATTCATCCAGAAGACCGTTATCCCATTCTTAAAATGCAGGACGATGCATTGGCATCAGATACCAATGTGTTCATATCTGAATATCGTTTTCGTGCTGGCAAAGGAAGTGACTATAAATATATTTTCGACAGATGTTATATTACCCGTAATGAAAATAACGAACCCATACTCATGACAGGTAGTATGATGGATATAACAGAACGCAAACTGGCGGAAGAAAATATCATTCATTCTAATCAACGGTTCGAACTTATTGCCAAAACCACGAACGATGCTGTTTGGGAAACGAATCTGGAAACAGGTGTGTCGTGGGGAAATGAAATGCACCAGAAGCTGTATGGGTTAACACTGGAAAATGAAATACCCGATTTTGAAGCATGGAAAATGCATTTACATCCCGATGACAGGGGCTGGGTGATTAAGAGCTTAGATGATGCACTGGCTTCAACAGAGAATACCTGGATCACCGAGTACCGGTTTATAAAATCATCAGGCGAAATTGTTACGGTTTACGATCGTACCTATATCGTTCGTAATGCAGATGGTAAACCTGTTCGTATGATGGGTAGTATGATGGATATTACCGAGCGTAAAAAAGCTGAGGACGCTTTATTACAAAGTGAAGAAAAATACCGCACTTTGGTTGAGCAGGCAACAGATGGAATTTTTATTGCCGACCAAACTGGCAAGTTCGTGATCGTTAACTCGGCGGGTTTAAAACTATCTCAATATACCGAAGAGGAACTTTCAACACTCACCATCTACGACCTTTCAGATCCCGAAGAACTCAAAACAAATCCGTTCAGGTTCGAAGAAATGAAAAGTGAGCAGGGAGCAAGGAGCGAACGGAGGTTAAAACGAAAAGATGGATCCATTGTAGATATTGAGATCAACGCAAAGTTTTTATCAGACGGAAGGTTTCTTGCATTTATCAGGAATATTACAGAACGTAAGAAAGCCGAGAATGAACTAAACAGTTCGTACAGGGCCATCAGGAAACTTACTTCCCACTTGCAGAATGCAAGGGAAGAAGAGCGTACACACATAGCCCGTGAAATTCACGATGAGTTAGGGCAACAGCTAACCGTATTAAAAATGGATATGTCGTGGTTAACTAAAAAAATAAAACAACTTGAAAGCCAGCAGTTGAATGATAAGGCTGCTGAAATTGTGCAGATGCTGAACGATACAGTAAATACGGTGCGTCGCATCTCATCTGATCTGCGACCGGTTTTGCTCGATGATCTCGGGTTGGCAGCGGCAGTTGAATGGCATCTGATGGAGTTTGGGAAACGTTCAGGAATAAAAACGGAATTTTTTACGATTGAATCTGCTATAGAAATTCCAAGACCAATTGCAACTGGTCTTTTCAGAATCTACCAGGAGAGTATTACAAACATTGCCAGGCATTCAGAAGCAACAGAAGTGATGGTGGAATTGTTTGTAGAAGATAAAGAGGTTACAATGGCCATTTCAGATAACGGTAAAGGATTCGATGTAACCAGTATTGGCAAAAAGAAAACATTAGGCGTATTGGGTATGCAGGAACGCACGGTTATGATGGGAGGCACGTTCAGAATAAAACGCAACCCTGTGAAGGGTATGAAAGTAGAGGTGCATGTGCCGGTTTTACATGATGAAGTACTTGATTATTGA
- a CDS encoding response regulator — translation MKEVEVLLVEDNQGDDLLTREAFFSWELKNRIVTLKDGEEALRYLNREQPYSDVSKPDLVILDINLPKIDGKQVLRFIKTCDKLKHVPVVIFSSSGMESDLEEINELNADYYLQKPVDLGGYFEAIQTIQNFWMNNFNEGSHEV, via the coding sequence ATGAAAGAAGTGGAAGTTTTGTTGGTCGAAGATAACCAGGGAGATGATCTTCTCACGAGAGAAGCATTTTTTAGCTGGGAGCTAAAGAATAGAATAGTGACATTGAAAGATGGCGAAGAGGCATTGCGTTATCTTAACCGTGAGCAACCATACAGCGATGTTTCGAAACCAGATCTGGTGATACTTGATATCAATCTGCCAAAAATTGACGGGAAACAGGTGCTCAGATTTATCAAAACATGTGATAAGTTGAAGCATGTGCCTGTTGTTATTTTTTCTTCGTCGGGTATGGAAAGTGACCTGGAGGAAATAAACGAATTAAATGCAGACTACTATTTGCAGAAGCCGGTTGATCTTGGTGGATATTTTGAAGCGATACAAACTATTCAGAATTTCTGGATGAACAATTTTAACGAGGGTTCCCATGAAGTATAA
- a CDS encoding alpha/beta hydrolase: protein MTRAIFLFLILVMHICLYAQQPVVSNGELKRFPAFTSSFVGARNVDVWLPPGYSSQNKYAVLYMHDGQMLYDSTVTWNKQEWGVDETMTDLLKQQKIKNCIVVGVWNTGVMRHADYFPQKPFLSLATAQRDSIYKATRGTDYALFAAPVQSDAYLKFLITELKPFIDKNFSVKTDRANTFIAGSSMGGLISMYAICEYPDVFGGAACLSTHWPGIFATANNPIPAAFISYLQKHLPHPSSHKIYFDYGTAGLDSLYKPFQLQADAVMQAKGYTATNWQSKEFIGEDHSENAWSRRLSIPLLFLLKK, encoded by the coding sequence ATGACTCGGGCAATATTTCTTTTTCTGATATTAGTCATGCATATTTGTTTATATGCGCAACAGCCTGTTGTTAGCAACGGAGAGTTGAAGCGATTTCCTGCATTTACTTCTTCTTTTGTTGGAGCAAGAAATGTGGATGTTTGGTTGCCGCCCGGTTATTCCTCTCAAAACAAATATGCTGTTCTGTATATGCACGATGGGCAAATGCTCTACGACTCAACTGTCACATGGAACAAACAGGAATGGGGGGTAGATGAGACCATGACCGATTTGCTCAAACAGCAAAAAATCAAAAACTGTATTGTTGTGGGAGTTTGGAATACAGGTGTTATGCGCCATGCCGATTATTTTCCGCAAAAACCTTTTTTGTCATTAGCAACAGCTCAACGGGATTCGATTTACAAAGCAACCCGTGGAACTGATTATGCTTTGTTTGCAGCACCCGTGCAATCGGATGCTTATCTTAAATTTCTTATTACAGAACTGAAGCCGTTCATTGATAAAAATTTTTCTGTAAAAACTGATCGTGCAAATACGTTCATTGCCGGTTCCAGTATGGGTGGATTGATTTCAATGTATGCTATCTGCGAATATCCCGATGTATTTGGCGGAGCTGCTTGTTTAAGTACACATTGGCCGGGAATATTTGCAACAGCGAATAACCCGATACCTGCTGCTTTCATCAGCTATCTTCAAAAACATTTACCTCACCCATCTTCACACAAAATTTACTTTGACTACGGAACTGCTGGGCTTGATTCATTGTACAAACCATTTCAACTGCAAGCCGATGCTGTTATGCAAGCGAAGGGATACACAGCTACAAATTGGCAAAGCAAAGAATTTATCGGGGAAGATCATTCTGAAAATGCATGGAGCCGGCGTTTGAGTATTCCATTACTTTTTTTACTGAAAAAATAA
- a CDS encoding response regulator, which translates to MKKILIADDHAIVRRGLRLLLLEEYPSAEIGEAGDAETLVNKIIQQEWDVVICDISMPGRSGLDALSQIKQIAPKLPVLIMSMYPEDQYALRVLKAGAAGYLGKETIHDDIVKAIQTVQLGKKFITPTIAEKLAKAFEVDTTDQLHEKLSDREFDVFKMLASGKAVSEIANQFALSVTTVSTYRSRVLEKMGMKSNADLTRYALEKKLI; encoded by the coding sequence ATGAAAAAAATTCTTATTGCAGATGATCATGCCATAGTAAGACGGGGACTCAGGCTTTTGTTGCTTGAAGAGTATCCTTCAGCAGAGATTGGAGAAGCGGGCGATGCCGAAACACTGGTGAATAAGATCATTCAACAGGAATGGGATGTTGTGATATGCGACATCAGCATGCCTGGCCGTAGTGGGCTCGATGCACTTTCGCAAATCAAACAAATCGCTCCCAAATTGCCCGTGCTCATTATGAGTATGTATCCTGAAGATCAGTATGCACTGCGTGTGTTAAAAGCCGGTGCGGCTGGTTACCTGGGAAAAGAAACCATCCATGATGATATTGTAAAAGCCATCCAAACAGTTCAATTGGGTAAAAAATTTATTACTCCCACCATAGCTGAAAAACTGGCGAAGGCTTTTGAAGTTGATACGACGGATCAACTTCACGAAAAATTATCTGATCGTGAATTTGATGTGTTTAAAATGTTGGCCAGTGGTAAGGCCGTAAGTGAAATTGCAAACCAGTTTGCTTTAAGCGTTACAACTGTAAGCACCTATCGGTCAAGAGTACTCGAAAAAATGGGTATGAAATCGAATGCCGATCTTACAAGGTATGCGCTTGAGAAAAAACTGATCTAA
- a CDS encoding response regulator transcription factor has product MKPLILIVDDNVSYVERMLTILSEDFNAASFHTATNYEDATALINDLHPQIAMLDINLPGKSGIDLLNYIKQNNSECRVIMITNHAFESYRKKCMELGAEHFLDKSSDFEKISTILSEMLAPSN; this is encoded by the coding sequence TTGAAACCATTGATACTCATTGTTGATGATAATGTTAGCTATGTAGAAAGGATGCTCACCATCCTTTCGGAGGATTTCAATGCGGCATCGTTTCATACCGCTACTAACTATGAAGATGCCACGGCGCTTATTAATGATTTGCACCCACAGATTGCGATGCTTGATATTAATCTACCTGGCAAAAGCGGTATCGATCTTCTCAATTATATCAAACAAAATAACAGCGAATGCCGGGTGATCATGATTACCAATCATGCGTTTGAAAGCTACCGCAAAAAATGCATGGAGCTTGGAGCTGAACACTTTCTTGATAAAAGTTCCGATTTTGAGAAAATTTCTACTATTCTGAGCGAAATGCTTGCACCTTCTAACTAG
- a CDS encoding PAS domain-containing sensor histidine kinase has product MSRFAPDPDLQQRLVKRSLIMLTVIFVISLLSFAGWVFSVEWLKHPISGLVAMNPLTSLCFVTLVIALRFKLKHKDNRRKLLIAHGITSIVFVITFSKILASAMGWEYPLDQLMFADKVNTDAVGGFTNRMAPNTAFCFSLLAVVALFFHKNDRFFLIITQAANVIALMVAVFSILGYIFGAQEFYEVQNYIPMALSSGICFFLLSLATLFASPGNGIMQQLTSKFSGSYIAWRLFVPAFILPVLIGLFRVWGQRSGLYNLEFGSALFVTSMIFFFLSLIWVNTLLLNRREQSQEEIIAEKNYLANLVEQTSDAILSTDSFLNIVSWNKGAEEIYGYKKEDVLGKPMGSFLKSTLDPETSQKLLADLNKRGYYNAEYVFFNKQQQPVNVQASVTVLKNQEQEITGYVAVHRDISERKLLEKQLQEFNQQLEIQVQEKTAELRNVFERISDAFIGIDNDYKVVYVNKKAEMLFNINSTSLTNTSVYELFSTSEGEVENAISETFKSREYIYLDTWLARFQKWFEINIYPSPSGLSIYIRDITIRKKALLELNASEEKYRLFFENSMDGILLTDGKGNIFSANKAATEIFGMSEEEICRGGRTAILDETDPNWPEFFNARNKWGKAQGELRHFRKDGSTFLAEITSVKFKTAAGDEQTNTIIRDITERKRAEEELNESYQQIRRLTAYLQKVREDERANIAREIHDELGQQLTVMKMDISWTKKKLKSGDVEPLPAKMDEIQEIIDGTVATVRRIATDLRPSLLDDIGLIAAIEWEVDMFAKRTGIKVNMQKPDALVEIPTEYVTGLFRILQESLTNIIRHSSATQVDIHLINQNNEFILYIEDNGTGFDMNTLAGKKTLGLLGMKERTAMMQGFFVIKSEPSKGTKLEVRVPLI; this is encoded by the coding sequence ATGAGTCGATTTGCGCCCGATCCTGACTTGCAGCAACGGCTGGTCAAAAGATCGCTTATCATGTTAACGGTAATATTTGTCATTAGCCTGCTTTCTTTTGCCGGCTGGGTATTCTCTGTTGAATGGCTCAAGCATCCCATTAGTGGATTGGTAGCTATGAATCCTCTTACATCTCTCTGTTTTGTAACCTTGGTTATTGCGCTTCGGTTTAAGTTGAAACATAAAGACAACCGACGCAAGCTATTGATCGCCCATGGTATTACCTCAATAGTTTTTGTAATTACTTTTTCGAAAATTTTAGCAAGTGCGATGGGATGGGAATACCCTCTCGATCAATTGATGTTTGCAGACAAAGTAAACACGGATGCTGTTGGTGGATTTACAAACAGAATGGCGCCAAACACAGCATTTTGTTTTAGTTTATTAGCTGTTGTTGCTTTATTCTTTCATAAAAATGATCGTTTTTTTCTGATAATAACGCAGGCCGCAAATGTTATTGCGTTAATGGTTGCTGTGTTTTCAATACTTGGTTACATATTCGGTGCGCAGGAGTTTTATGAAGTGCAGAACTATATACCCATGGCACTTAGTTCCGGCATCTGCTTTTTTTTGCTTTCTCTTGCAACATTATTTGCATCACCTGGCAATGGAATTATGCAACAATTAACAAGTAAATTTAGTGGCAGTTACATTGCGTGGAGACTGTTTGTTCCTGCATTTATTTTACCAGTATTAATTGGGTTATTCCGTGTATGGGGGCAACGTTCTGGTTTATATAACCTTGAATTTGGTTCTGCTTTATTTGTCACCAGCATGATCTTCTTTTTTCTTTCGCTTATTTGGGTAAATACGTTGCTGCTTAATCGTCGTGAACAAAGCCAGGAGGAAATTATTGCGGAAAAAAATTACCTGGCCAATCTTGTTGAACAAACCAGCGATGCAATTTTGTCAACAGATTCTTTCCTGAACATTGTGAGCTGGAACAAAGGGGCAGAAGAGATCTACGGATATAAAAAAGAAGATGTACTGGGTAAACCCATGGGCTCATTTCTGAAAAGCACACTCGACCCGGAAACGTCTCAAAAACTTCTTGCTGACCTGAATAAGAGAGGTTATTATAATGCTGAGTATGTTTTTTTCAATAAACAGCAGCAACCAGTTAATGTACAGGCCTCTGTTACAGTATTAAAAAACCAGGAACAGGAAATCACTGGCTATGTTGCCGTTCATCGTGATATTTCGGAACGAAAGCTGCTTGAAAAGCAACTTCAGGAATTTAATCAGCAACTGGAAATACAGGTTCAGGAAAAAACAGCAGAGCTTCGTAATGTGTTCGAGCGTATATCTGATGCGTTTATTGGCATCGATAATGACTACAAGGTTGTGTACGTGAATAAAAAAGCAGAGATGCTTTTCAATATCAATTCAACTAGCCTAACCAACACTTCTGTTTACGAACTCTTTTCAACCAGTGAAGGCGAAGTTGAAAATGCTATTAGTGAAACGTTCAAATCACGTGAATATATTTATCTCGACACTTGGCTTGCACGTTTTCAAAAGTGGTTTGAAATAAATATTTATCCATCGCCATCGGGACTCTCCATTTATATCAGGGATATAACAATTCGGAAAAAGGCATTGCTGGAGTTAAATGCAAGCGAGGAGAAGTATCGTCTATTTTTTGAAAACAGCATGGATGGTATTTTACTTACCGATGGTAAGGGCAATATTTTTTCGGCCAATAAAGCAGCCACAGAAATTTTTGGGATGTCAGAAGAGGAAATATGCCGAGGCGGACGAACAGCTATACTTGACGAAACTGATCCTAACTGGCCTGAATTTTTTAATGCAAGGAACAAATGGGGCAAAGCACAAGGTGAGTTGCGGCATTTCAGGAAAGATGGCTCCACGTTTTTAGCTGAGATCACATCAGTAAAGTTCAAAACTGCGGCGGGTGATGAGCAAACAAATACCATCATTCGTGACATTACAGAACGAAAGCGGGCTGAAGAAGAACTGAACGAATCGTACCAGCAAATACGTCGGTTAACTGCCTATCTGCAGAAAGTACGGGAAGATGAACGGGCTAACATTGCCCGTGAGATTCATGACGAGCTGGGTCAACAGCTAACGGTTATGAAGATGGATATTTCATGGACGAAGAAAAAATTAAAATCTGGTGATGTAGAACCGTTACCTGCTAAAATGGATGAGATACAGGAAATTATTGATGGAACGGTTGCTACGGTGCGGCGAATTGCAACAGATCTGCGGCCAAGTTTGCTCGATGATATCGGCCTTATTGCGGCAATTGAGTGGGAGGTTGACATGTTTGCCAAACGTACCGGCATAAAAGTGAACATGCAAAAACCTGATGCTTTGGTTGAGATACCAACTGAATATGTTACGGGGTTGTTCCGTATATTACAGGAGTCACTAACTAATATTATTCGTCATTCTTCTGCCACTCAAGTAGATATACATTTGATAAATCAGAACAATGAATTTATTTTGTACATTGAGGATAATGGCACAGGTTTCGACATGAATACTTTAGCGGGAAAGAAAACACTGGGTTTGCTGGGGATGAAAGAACGAACTGCTATGATGCAGGGTTTTTTTGTCATTAAAAGCGAACCTTCTAAAGGAACAAAATTGGAAGTCCGGGTACCATTAATTTAA